From the genome of Chania multitudinisentens RB-25, one region includes:
- the csdA gene encoding cysteine desulfurase CsdA, producing the protein MTPFDPALFCRQFPALKQAEIYLDSAATALKPQAVIDATQQFYSADAATVHRSQHRAAQDLTTRFEQARQWVATLINAPQADDIVWARGTTEAINLVAQSYARPRLQPGDQILVSEAEHHANLIPWLMVAEQTGAQVVKLPLGSDRLPDLTLLSSLLNEKTRILALGQMSNVTGGCPDLAHAIELAHAAGAVVMIDGAQGIVHCPADVQRLNIDFYAFSGHKLYGPTGIGVLYGKTALLAEMSPWQGGGKMLTQASFSGFTPQQPPHCFEAGTPNIAGVLGLAAALEWMSTQDMAAAEQYSRNLAHSAEQRLALLPGFRSFRCSGSSLLAFDIAGVHHSDIVTLLAEQGIALRAGQHCAQPLMAALGVNGTLRASFAPYNQPEEVDVFVKALENAIALLAE; encoded by the coding sequence ATGACGCCTTTCGATCCCGCTCTTTTTTGCCGCCAGTTTCCTGCTCTGAAACAGGCTGAAATTTATCTGGACAGCGCCGCCACTGCACTAAAACCGCAGGCCGTTATCGACGCCACGCAGCAGTTTTACAGCGCAGACGCGGCGACCGTCCATCGCAGCCAGCATCGCGCTGCACAGGATCTCACCACCCGCTTCGAACAAGCTCGCCAGTGGGTTGCTACGCTGATCAATGCCCCACAAGCTGATGACATCGTTTGGGCACGCGGAACCACCGAAGCCATCAATCTGGTCGCACAGAGCTATGCCCGCCCACGCCTGCAACCGGGAGATCAGATTCTGGTTAGCGAAGCAGAACATCATGCCAACCTGATCCCGTGGTTGATGGTGGCGGAGCAGACCGGTGCTCAGGTAGTCAAGCTGCCGTTGGGTAGCGATCGGCTACCGGATCTGACATTGCTTTCTTCGCTGCTCAATGAAAAAACCCGTATTCTGGCTCTGGGCCAGATGTCCAACGTCACCGGAGGATGCCCGGATCTGGCGCACGCCATTGAGTTAGCGCACGCCGCCGGTGCCGTCGTGATGATCGACGGTGCGCAGGGTATTGTGCATTGCCCAGCTGATGTGCAGCGGCTTAATATCGATTTTTACGCTTTCTCTGGGCATAAACTCTATGGCCCGACCGGCATTGGCGTACTGTACGGCAAAACGGCACTGCTGGCGGAAATGAGCCCGTGGCAGGGTGGCGGTAAAATGTTGACCCAGGCTTCATTCAGCGGTTTCACTCCGCAGCAACCACCACACTGTTTTGAAGCAGGCACACCCAATATCGCCGGTGTGCTTGGCTTAGCAGCGGCGCTGGAATGGATGAGTACCCAAGATATGGCAGCCGCTGAACAATACAGCCGCAATTTGGCGCACAGTGCCGAGCAGCGCTTAGCGTTGTTGCCGGGCTTCCGCAGTTTCCGCTGTTCCGGCTCCAGCCTGTTGGCGTTTGATATTGCCGGTGTTCACCACAGTGATATTGTCACCCTGTTGGCCGAACAAGGCATCGCGCTGCGTGCCGGGCAACATTGCGCTCAGCCGTTAATGGCCGCTTTGGGGGTTAACGGAACGCTGCGCGCCTCATTTGCCCCTTATAATCAGCCGGAAGAAGTGGATGTTTTCGTCAAGGCGTTAGAAAACGCCATTGCGTTGTTGGCGGAATAA
- a CDS encoding transcriptional regulator GcvA, whose product MSKRLPPLNALRVFDAAARHLSFTKAAEELFVTQAAVSHQIKSLEDFLGLKLFRRRNRSLLLTEEGQSYYLDIKEIFSSINEATRKLQARSAKGALTVSLPPSFAIQWLVPRLSGFNSAYPGIDVRIQAIDREEDKLADDVDVAIFYGRGNWPGLRAERLYAEYLLPVCSPSLLAGEHALKVPDDLAYHTLLHDTSRRDWLAYTRQLGLQHINVQQGPIFSHSAMVVQAAVHGQGIALVNNVMAQSEIEAGRLVCPFNDVLVSKNAFYLVCHDSQADLGKIAAFRQWILARAASEQDKFRFRYEQ is encoded by the coding sequence ATGTCTAAACGCCTACCACCACTGAATGCCTTGCGGGTTTTTGACGCGGCGGCTCGTCATCTGAGTTTTACTAAAGCCGCAGAAGAACTGTTTGTGACCCAAGCCGCTGTGAGTCATCAAATCAAGTCACTGGAAGATTTCCTTGGCTTGAAACTGTTTCGGCGGCGTAACCGTTCGTTGTTGTTGACGGAAGAAGGGCAAAGTTATTATCTCGATATCAAAGAGATTTTCTCTTCGATCAATGAAGCAACGCGTAAGCTTCAGGCGCGCAGTGCCAAGGGCGCTTTGACGGTCAGCCTGCCACCCAGTTTTGCTATTCAGTGGCTGGTGCCACGCCTTTCTGGTTTTAACTCTGCTTATCCTGGGATCGACGTTCGTATACAGGCTATTGACCGTGAAGAGGATAAATTAGCGGACGATGTCGATGTGGCGATCTTTTATGGCCGTGGTAATTGGCCGGGGCTGCGAGCCGAACGTCTGTATGCGGAATATCTGCTGCCGGTTTGCTCGCCCAGCCTGCTGGCTGGCGAACATGCGCTGAAAGTGCCGGATGATCTGGCTTATCATACGCTTCTGCATGATACTTCACGCCGCGATTGGTTGGCCTATACCCGTCAATTAGGATTGCAGCATATCAATGTGCAACAAGGGCCAATCTTTAGCCACAGCGCGATGGTCGTTCAGGCGGCGGTGCATGGCCAGGGTATTGCATTGGTCAATAATGTGATGGCACAAAGTGAGATCGAAGCCGGGCGGTTGGTATGCCCATTCAACGATGTGCTGGTCAGTAAAAACGCTTTTTATTTAGTATGCCATGACAGCCAGGCAGACCTGGGTAAAATAGCTGCCTTTCGCCAGTGGATCCTGGCGCGGGCAGCCAGTGAACAGGATAAATTTCGTTTTCGCTATGAACAATAA
- a CDS encoding DUF423 domain-containing protein yields MSSRLMLIFAAISGFVFVALGAFGAHVLKDTLGANEMAWIRTGLEYQGFHTLAILALAVAMQNRASLWFYWSGALLALGTVLFSGSLYCLALSHLKIWAYVTPIGGMCFLIGWVLMLIGALRLRKKAERHE; encoded by the coding sequence ATGAGTAGTCGTTTGATGCTGATTTTTGCTGCTATCAGCGGTTTTGTATTTGTTGCTTTGGGAGCGTTTGGTGCGCACGTATTGAAGGATACGTTGGGAGCCAATGAAATGGCCTGGATACGCACCGGGCTTGAGTATCAAGGGTTCCACACCTTGGCGATTCTGGCATTGGCCGTTGCGATGCAGAACCGGGCCAGCCTGTGGTTTTATTGGAGTGGGGCGTTGTTGGCACTAGGAACCGTATTGTTTAGCGGTAGCCTGTATTGCCTGGCGCTTTCCCACCTGAAGATTTGGGCTTATGTCACGCCGATTGGCGGTATGTGCTTCCTGATCGGTTGGGTATTGATGTTGATTGGCGCTTTGCGTCTGAGGAAAAAGGCCGAACGCCATGAATAA
- the rlmM gene encoding 23S rRNA (cytidine(2498)-2'-O)-methyltransferase RlmM codes for MNKLALYCRPGFEKECAAEITDKAAQLEIFGFARVKENSGYVLFECYQPDDADRLAKEIPFRELIFARQMIVVGELLRDLPPEDRVSPIVGMLIGVVDRGGELRVEVPDTNESKELMKFCRKLTVPLRAAMREQKVLMARENATRPVVHVFFIAPGCCYVGYSYSKNNSPFYMGIPRLKFPADAPSRSTLKLEEAFHVFIPADEWDERLGSGMYAVDLGACPGGWTYQLVKRSMMVHAVDNGTMAQSLMETGQVTHHRADGFKFEPTRNNIYWLVCDMVEKPARVTSLVINWLLKGWCREAIFNLKLPMKKRYEEVSQNLQSIQEALATADISAEIHAKQLYHDREEITVHVRRMWSAIPGRRDER; via the coding sequence ATGAATAAGCTCGCGTTGTACTGCCGCCCTGGTTTTGAAAAAGAGTGTGCGGCAGAAATCACTGACAAAGCCGCCCAGTTGGAAATATTCGGCTTTGCACGAGTCAAAGAAAACAGCGGTTACGTGCTGTTTGAATGCTATCAACCAGACGATGCCGATCGTTTGGCGAAAGAAATCCCGTTCCGTGAGCTGATTTTCGCTCGTCAGATGATTGTGGTTGGGGAACTGCTGCGTGACTTGCCGCCGGAAGATCGGGTGTCGCCGATTGTCGGGATGCTGATTGGTGTGGTTGATCGCGGTGGTGAACTGCGGGTAGAAGTACCGGATACCAACGAAAGCAAAGAACTGATGAAGTTTTGCCGCAAGCTGACGGTGCCTTTGCGCGCTGCCATGCGCGAACAGAAAGTGCTGATGGCGCGTGAAAACGCAACGCGTCCGGTAGTGCATGTGTTCTTTATCGCTCCAGGTTGCTGCTATGTGGGGTATTCCTACAGTAAAAATAACTCTCCATTCTATATGGGGATTCCGCGTCTTAAGTTCCCGGCGGATGCGCCAAGCCGCTCTACATTGAAGTTGGAAGAGGCTTTCCATGTGTTTATTCCAGCCGACGAATGGGATGAGCGTTTGGGCAGCGGCATGTATGCGGTTGATTTAGGGGCTTGCCCTGGGGGATGGACCTATCAACTGGTTAAACGCAGCATGATGGTACATGCCGTAGATAACGGTACTATGGCTCAGAGCCTGATGGAGACTGGGCAGGTGACCCACCACCGTGCTGACGGCTTCAAGTTTGAACCCACGCGTAACAATATCTACTGGCTGGTGTGCGATATGGTAGAAAAACCGGCGCGAGTGACAAGCCTGGTGATTAATTGGCTGCTTAAGGGTTGGTGCCGTGAGGCAATCTTCAATTTGAAGCTACCGATGAAGAAACGCTATGAAGAGGTTTCACAGAATCTGCAAAGTATTCAGGAAGCCTTGGCGACAGCGGATATCAGCGCAGAGATTCATGCCAAGCAGCTGTATCATGATCGTGAAGAGATCACCGTACATGTGCGCCGCATGTGGTCTGCTATTCCAGGCCGCCGCGACGAGCGTTGA
- the xni gene encoding flap endonuclease Xni produces the protein MPIHLLIVDALNLIRRIHAAQGSPCLNRCQNALQQLIQHSQPTHAVAVFDEDDRSESWRHRILPDYKAGRSPMPENLQQEMPQLRQAFAALGVACWHSAGNEADDLAATLAAKVANSGYQVTIVSTDKGYCQLLAPNIQIRDYFQKRWLDLPFVQNEFGVSPHQLVDYWGLAGISSSKIPGVAGIGPKTAALLLQQAGDLDALFANLEQVPEKWRNRLQQHREMAYISKQVATLRTDLVLAGNLQQLRLPARCPLV, from the coding sequence ATGCCAATACACTTACTGATCGTTGACGCCCTTAACTTAATTCGCCGCATTCATGCCGCCCAGGGTTCCCCCTGCCTGAATCGCTGCCAGAATGCTTTGCAACAGTTGATTCAGCACAGCCAACCAACCCATGCCGTCGCCGTGTTCGACGAAGACGACCGCAGTGAAAGCTGGCGCCACCGCATTCTGCCCGATTACAAAGCCGGGCGCTCACCGATGCCCGAAAATCTGCAACAGGAAATGCCGCAACTGCGCCAGGCTTTCGCAGCATTAGGAGTTGCCTGCTGGCATTCAGCAGGCAATGAAGCGGACGATTTGGCAGCAACCTTAGCCGCTAAAGTCGCCAATAGCGGCTATCAGGTCACCATCGTTTCCACCGATAAAGGCTATTGCCAGTTGCTGGCACCAAACATACAAATCCGTGATTACTTCCAGAAACGCTGGCTGGATCTGCCATTCGTGCAAAATGAGTTCGGCGTATCGCCACATCAGCTGGTGGATTACTGGGGATTGGCCGGGATCAGCAGCAGCAAGATCCCCGGCGTAGCGGGCATCGGCCCCAAAACGGCAGCCCTGTTATTACAACAGGCAGGGGATCTGGACGCACTGTTCGCCAATCTGGAACAGGTGCCAGAAAAATGGCGCAACAGGCTGCAACAACACCGCGAGATGGCCTATATCAGTAAACAAGTCGCCACGTTGCGCACCGATCTGGTTCTGGCCGGTAACCTGCAACAACTGCGATTACCAGCACGTTGCCCCTTGGTATAA
- the ppnN gene encoding nucleotide 5'-monophosphate nucleosidase PpnN, with the protein MITHISPLGSMDLLSQLEVDMLKRTASSDLYRLFRNCSLAVLNSGSQTDSSKQLLSRYETFDINVLRRERGVKLELVNPPEDAFVDGRIIRSLQANLFAVLRDILFVHGQLVSAKSFQHLDPENSSHITNLVFSILRNARTLHLDEDPNLVVCWGGHSINENEYLYGRKVGSQLGLRELNICTGCGPGAMEAPMKGAAVGHAQQRYRNSRFIGMTEPSIIAAEPPNPLVNELVIMPDIEKRLEAFVRIAHGIVIFPGGVGTAEELLYLLGILMNPENREQVLPLILTGPKESADYFRVLDEFIMNTLGDEARRHYTIIIDDPAEVARQMKKAMPLVKENRRNTGDAYSFNWSIRIAPDLQLPFEPSHENMANLNLYPNQPAEQLAAALRRAFSGIVAGNVKENGIHAIEQFGPYKLHGDTLMMKQMDSLLQGFVAQHRMKLPGTAYVPCYEIVA; encoded by the coding sequence TTGATTACACATATCAGCCCGTTGGGCTCGATGGACTTGCTGTCGCAGCTAGAAGTCGACATGCTGAAACGCACCGCCAGCAGTGATTTGTACCGTTTGTTCCGCAACTGCTCTTTGGCAGTATTAAACTCTGGCAGCCAGACGGACAGCAGCAAGCAACTCTTGTCGCGCTATGAAACTTTCGATATCAACGTATTACGCCGCGAGCGCGGGGTAAAACTGGAGCTGGTTAACCCACCAGAAGACGCATTCGTTGATGGCCGCATTATCCGTTCGTTGCAGGCTAACCTGTTTGCTGTCTTGCGTGACATCCTATTCGTTCATGGGCAGCTCGTCAGCGCCAAGTCTTTCCAGCACCTTGATCCAGAAAACTCCAGCCATATCACCAACTTGGTATTTTCCATCCTGCGTAATGCTCGCACGCTGCATCTTGATGAAGATCCTAATCTGGTGGTGTGCTGGGGTGGGCATTCAATCAATGAAAATGAATACCTGTATGGGCGCAAAGTCGGCAGCCAACTGGGCCTGCGCGAACTGAATATCTGTACTGGCTGTGGGCCAGGAGCCATGGAAGCCCCAATGAAAGGGGCCGCCGTTGGCCATGCGCAGCAGCGCTACCGTAATAGCCGTTTTATCGGTATGACCGAGCCTTCCATCATCGCCGCAGAGCCGCCTAATCCACTGGTGAACGAACTGGTGATTATGCCGGACATCGAAAAACGCCTGGAAGCTTTTGTGCGTATCGCACACGGCATTGTCATCTTCCCAGGTGGCGTAGGTACCGCAGAAGAGTTGCTCTATCTGCTGGGCATTCTGATGAACCCAGAAAACAGAGAGCAAGTGCTACCGCTGATCCTCACCGGGCCAAAAGAAAGCGCGGATTACTTCCGGGTGCTGGATGAATTCATCATGAATACGTTGGGTGATGAAGCACGCCGACATTACACCATTATCATTGACGATCCGGCAGAAGTCGCTCGGCAAATGAAAAAGGCCATGCCATTAGTCAAAGAAAACCGCCGTAATACGGGCGATGCTTACAGCTTCAACTGGTCTATCCGTATTGCACCCGATCTGCAACTGCCGTTCGAGCCAAGCCATGAAAACATGGCCAACCTCAATCTGTACCCAAATCAGCCCGCAGAACAATTGGCTGCCGCGCTACGCCGAGCATTTTCTGGCATCGTTGCCGGTAACGTAAAAGAGAATGGTATTCATGCTATTGAGCAATTCGGCCCTTATAAACTGCACGGCGATACGCTGATGATGAAGCAGATGGATAGCCTGTTGCAGGGGTTTGTCGCCCAGCACCGCATGAAGCTACCGGGTACGGCTTATGTGCCCTGCTATGAGATTGTGGCGTAA
- the syd gene encoding SecY-interacting protein, which translates to MDRDDVPHALREFTQRYIGLWQQQHGHAPASQELYGIASPCIVENHEDEVLWLPQPFMPAATLVKVENALDLRLQPDIHLFYTQQYAGDMHAQFAEQQLTLLQVWSEDDFIRLQENLIGHLVTQKRLKLSPTLFLATTESEMTMVSLCNVSGNVMLEHFGSDKRVFLSGSLAHFLNTLCPVLK; encoded by the coding sequence ATGGATCGTGACGATGTACCACACGCACTGCGTGAGTTTACCCAGCGTTATATCGGCCTTTGGCAGCAGCAACATGGCCATGCACCTGCAAGCCAGGAATTGTACGGTATTGCTTCACCGTGCATTGTAGAAAACCATGAGGATGAGGTGCTGTGGTTACCACAGCCGTTTATGCCGGCGGCCACCTTAGTGAAGGTGGAGAATGCGCTGGATTTGCGGCTACAGCCGGATATCCACCTTTTTTATACCCAGCAATATGCTGGAGATATGCACGCACAGTTTGCAGAACAGCAACTGACGCTTTTACAGGTATGGAGTGAAGATGATTTCATTCGCCTGCAAGAAAACCTGATAGGGCATCTGGTTACGCAAAAACGTCTTAAACTTTCCCCGACATTATTCTTGGCGACGACAGAGTCGGAGATGACGATGGTGTCGTTGTGTAACGTCAGTGGCAATGTAATGCTTGAGCATTTTGGCAGTGATAAACGGGTCTTTTTATCCGGCTCATTGGCCCATTTCCTCAATACGTTATGCCCTGTGTTGAAGTAG
- a CDS encoding MFS transporter, with the protein MSEISLTKNHATPGKAMLASVTGYAMDGFDLLILGFMLPVITYELGLTSSEAGSLVTWTLIGAVIGGVIFGHLSDRFGRIRILTLTILMFSLFTGLCAIAVGYWDLLVYRTLAGIGLGGEFGIGMALIAEAWPAEKRNRASAYVGMGWQLGVLAAAFLTPLLLPYIGWRGMFLVGLLPALVSFLIRRTMGEPKEFVQQNTHEQQLSFTQRVKLLFKDRPTGKASLGILILCSVQNFGYYGLMIWMPTYLAKNFGFSLTKSGVWTAVTVLGMTFGIWLFGVLADRFPRWKIFVIYQIGAVVMVICYAQLSDPTLMLFAGALMGVFVNGMIGGYGALISDTYPIQARATAQNILFNLGRGVGGLGPLVIGALVTQVSFTAAISLLAGIYLLDIYATLFLLPRKHSTGDTLGAIG; encoded by the coding sequence ATGTCTGAAATATCACTAACAAAAAATCATGCGACACCCGGTAAAGCCATGTTGGCTTCCGTTACCGGTTATGCCATGGATGGCTTCGATTTGCTGATACTCGGCTTTATGCTGCCGGTGATCACCTATGAATTGGGCTTAACCTCATCGGAAGCGGGTTCGCTGGTCACTTGGACGTTGATAGGCGCAGTGATCGGCGGCGTGATCTTCGGCCACCTCAGCGACCGTTTCGGGCGCATCCGTATTTTAACGCTCACCATCCTGATGTTCTCTCTGTTTACCGGCCTATGTGCGATTGCCGTCGGCTACTGGGATCTGCTCGTTTACCGCACATTGGCCGGTATCGGCTTGGGCGGTGAGTTTGGTATCGGTATGGCGCTGATCGCCGAAGCCTGGCCAGCAGAAAAACGCAACCGCGCTTCAGCCTATGTGGGAATGGGCTGGCAACTTGGCGTGCTGGCTGCGGCCTTCCTTACCCCGCTATTGCTCCCCTATATCGGCTGGCGTGGCATGTTCCTGGTTGGCTTGCTGCCAGCTCTGGTTTCCTTCCTGATCCGCCGCACGATGGGCGAACCCAAGGAATTTGTGCAACAAAATACCCATGAACAGCAGCTATCCTTCACTCAACGCGTCAAACTCCTTTTCAAAGATCGCCCCACTGGCAAAGCCAGCCTGGGGATACTCATCCTGTGTTCGGTACAAAACTTCGGTTATTACGGGCTGATGATCTGGATGCCGACCTATCTGGCAAAAAACTTTGGTTTTTCGTTAACCAAGTCCGGCGTATGGACGGCGGTTACCGTGCTCGGTATGACCTTTGGTATTTGGCTATTCGGGGTATTGGCCGACCGCTTCCCGCGCTGGAAAATCTTTGTGATTTACCAGATTGGCGCAGTCGTGATGGTCATTTGCTACGCCCAGCTCAGCGATCCTACCTTGATGCTGTTTGCAGGCGCGCTGATGGGGGTGTTCGTTAATGGTATGATTGGGGGCTATGGTGCTTTAATTTCAGATACTTACCCAATACAAGCGCGCGCTACGGCGCAAAACATTCTGTTTAATCTAGGGCGCGGTGTGGGTGGCCTTGGGCCATTGGTGATTGGAGCATTGGTGACACAGGTTTCGTTTACGGCGGCTATCAGCCTGCTGGCGGGGATTTATCTCTTGGATATTTATGCGACGTTGTTCCTGTTACCGAGGAAGCACAGCACTGGAGATACGCTGGGAGCCATTGGTTGA
- a CDS encoding YqcC family protein: protein MSIENQIRHSLQSIEQAMRDLALWQTEPPEAEAFASTEPFCVDRMLAEEWLQWVLLPRMHALLDTKAQLPTSFMIAPYFDVALKHKQPGCAPLLELLQRLDALLNKEPQ, encoded by the coding sequence ATGAGTATTGAGAACCAGATTCGCCACAGTTTACAGTCGATTGAGCAAGCTATGCGGGATTTGGCATTGTGGCAGACTGAACCGCCTGAGGCAGAGGCATTCGCCAGCACGGAACCTTTCTGCGTAGATCGTATGTTGGCGGAGGAGTGGTTGCAGTGGGTGCTGTTGCCACGTATGCATGCGTTGCTGGATACCAAGGCGCAACTACCCACGAGTTTTATGATCGCGCCTTATTTTGATGTGGCGCTGAAGCATAAGCAACCGGGTTGCGCACCATTGTTGGAATTGTTACAGCGCTTGGATGCATTGCTGAATAAAGAGCCGCAATAG